In the genome of Paroceanicella profunda, one region contains:
- a CDS encoding HpcH/HpaI aldolase family protein has translation MDLPKNAFKAALRAGHTQIGLWCTIPDPTVAEMLGATGYDWMLLDTEHSPMDVLGTLPLLRALAPAPVSAVVRPASLDVVEIKKALDCGARSLLIPYIQSAEEARAAVAAVRYPPAGIRGVAGMTRASGYGTIAGYHRRAGEEICLLLQVETAEALGEIEAIAAVEGVDGIFVGPADLAASLGHPGETGHPEVKAAVLDAIRRISAAGLPPGVLTLDQAFAAEAVEAGARFVAVDLDLSLLQRGARARAAEWRARLG, from the coding sequence ATGGACTTGCCGAAGAATGCCTTCAAGGCCGCGCTGCGCGCCGGCCACACCCAGATCGGCCTCTGGTGCACGATTCCGGACCCGACCGTGGCCGAGATGCTCGGCGCGACCGGCTATGACTGGATGCTGCTGGACACCGAGCATTCCCCGATGGACGTGCTGGGAACCCTGCCGCTCCTGCGCGCGCTCGCACCCGCCCCGGTCTCCGCCGTGGTGCGGCCCGCCTCGCTGGACGTGGTGGAGATCAAGAAGGCGCTCGACTGCGGCGCCCGGAGCCTGCTCATCCCCTATATCCAGAGCGCGGAGGAGGCGCGCGCCGCGGTGGCCGCCGTGCGCTATCCGCCCGCCGGCATCCGCGGCGTGGCGGGCATGACCCGGGCCAGCGGCTACGGCACCATCGCCGGCTACCACCGCCGCGCCGGCGAGGAAATCTGCCTGCTGCTGCAGGTCGAGACCGCCGAGGCCCTGGGGGAGATCGAGGCGATCGCGGCGGTGGAGGGGGTGGACGGCATCTTCGTCGGGCCCGCCGATCTCGCCGCCAGCCTGGGCCACCCGGGCGAGACCGGCCACCCGGAGGTGAAGGCGGCGGTGCTTGACGCCATCCGCCGCATCTCCGCCGCCGGCCTGCCGCCGGGGGTGCTGACGCTGGACCAGGCCTTCGCCGCCGAGGCGGTGGAGGCGGGCGCCCGCTTCGTGGCCGTCGACCTGGACCTCTCGCTGCTCCAGCGCGGCGCCCGCGCCCGCGCCGCGGAATGGCGTGCGCGGCTGGGTTGA
- a CDS encoding Gfo/Idh/MocA family protein produces the protein MTDIAVVGAGLIGRRHAEAVLAAPGVRLSALVDPAPEAAALAQRMGVPHLPDLEALLAGPRPDGVILATPNTHHVPGGLACIAAGLPVLVEKPLATDIAGARRLVEAAEAAGVPLLTGHHRGHNPIVAAARARIAAGEIGRPVSAHVMYWICKPDPYFDTAWRRAPGAGPVYLNLSHDIDLMRHLLGEIDSVQAMESSAIRGNAVEESAVILLRFASGALGTVNISDTIPAPWSWEMTTGENPAYPRTDAPCYFIGGTAGSLEMPLNRLWHDEGKRDWWAPISARMAAWPEAGDPLLRQVGQFARVIRGEEAPLVSGREGLATLAVVEAVKQAAASGTPVTPQGRAAAEGGAGPSPERAGLP, from the coding sequence ATGACCGATATTGCCGTCGTCGGCGCCGGGCTGATCGGTCGGCGCCACGCAGAGGCCGTGCTGGCCGCGCCCGGGGTGCGCCTCTCGGCGCTGGTGGACCCCGCGCCGGAGGCTGCCGCGCTCGCGCAGCGGATGGGTGTGCCGCACCTGCCCGACCTGGAGGCGCTGCTCGCCGGGCCGCGCCCGGACGGGGTGATCCTCGCCACGCCGAACACCCATCACGTGCCCGGCGGGCTGGCCTGCATCGCCGCCGGCCTGCCCGTGCTGGTGGAAAAGCCGCTCGCGACCGACATCGCCGGCGCCCGCCGGCTGGTCGAGGCGGCGGAGGCGGCCGGCGTGCCCCTGCTCACCGGGCATCACCGCGGGCACAACCCGATCGTGGCCGCCGCCCGGGCGCGGATCGCGGCGGGAGAGATCGGCCGTCCCGTCTCCGCCCATGTGATGTACTGGATCTGCAAGCCCGACCCCTATTTCGACACCGCCTGGCGGCGCGCGCCCGGGGCCGGGCCGGTCTACCTCAACCTCTCGCACGACATTGACCTGATGCGCCACCTGCTGGGCGAGATCGACAGCGTGCAGGCGATGGAAAGCTCCGCCATCCGCGGCAACGCGGTGGAGGAGAGCGCCGTCATCCTGCTGCGCTTCGCCAGCGGCGCGCTGGGAACGGTCAACATCTCCGACACCATTCCCGCGCCCTGGTCCTGGGAGATGACCACCGGCGAGAACCCGGCCTATCCGCGCACCGACGCGCCCTGCTACTTCATCGGCGGCACCGCGGGCAGCCTGGAGATGCCGCTCAACCGCCTCTGGCACGACGAGGGCAAGCGCGACTGGTGGGCGCCGATTTCCGCCCGCATGGCAGCCTGGCCGGAGGCGGGAGACCCGCTCCTGCGCCAGGTCGGCCAGTTCGCCCGGGTGATCCGCGGCGAGGAGGCGCCGCTGGTCTCCGGGCGCGAGGGGCTGGCCACGCTCGCCGTGGTCGAGGCGGTGAAGCAGGCCGCGGCCAGCGGCACCCCGGTCACGCCGCAGGGCCGCGCCGCGGCGGAGGGCGGCGCGGGGCCCTCCCCGGAGCGGGCCGGCCTGCCCTGA
- the aroQ gene encoding type II 3-dehydroquinate dehydratase, whose translation MTRTIYVLNGPNLNLLGQRQPEIYGHDTLKTVEDLCRANCAEGFDIRLLQSNHEGQIIDWIHEARHAACAIVINPAAYTHTSVAILDALNAFEAPVIEVHISNVHKREAFRHHSYVSLRADGVIAGLGIEGYAAAVRRVCSLLG comes from the coding sequence GTGACCAGGACCATCTACGTTCTCAACGGCCCGAACCTGAACCTGCTCGGCCAGCGCCAGCCCGAGATCTACGGGCATGACACGCTGAAGACGGTGGAGGACCTCTGCCGGGCCAACTGTGCCGAGGGTTTCGACATCCGCCTGCTGCAGTCCAACCACGAGGGCCAGATCATCGACTGGATCCACGAGGCCCGGCACGCGGCCTGCGCCATCGTGATCAACCCGGCGGCCTATACCCACACGTCCGTGGCGATCCTCGACGCGCTCAACGCCTTCGAGGCGCCGGTGATCGAGGTGCATATCTCCAACGTCCACAAGCGCGAGGCCTTCCGCCACCACTCCTACGTGAGCCTGCGCGCCGACGGGGTGATCGCCGGGCTGGGCATCGAGGGGTACGCGGCCGCGGTGCGGAGGGTGTGTTCGCTGCTCGGCTGA
- a CDS encoding alpha/beta hydrolase: MRLPGSGGAQAAFLPGTASGCIDAPGGALRLVLCLPDEPPPPAGYALIVAPDAGFTFGTLRDVVRLQTGARADTGLPATIVAGLGYPTPDWVDMHRRTTDLTGPASSGPGRAATLRFLEHDLLPALADAYRLDPERRMLLGHSFGGYFALRALADRPGLFSHVVASSPSIWVDPEAVFAGLDALRPPRPVCLMLSAGDEEDAAIARARPGAPPDAERLARLQERHMVARARDAAARLAAVPGLDVRFRLFEGEGHGSVIPAMLSRAVGLLAETPAGPGTGSVPPDSR; this comes from the coding sequence ATGCGCCTGCCCGGTTCCGGCGGCGCGCAGGCCGCCTTCCTGCCGGGCACCGCCTCGGGCTGCATCGATGCCCCCGGCGGTGCCCTGCGCCTCGTCCTCTGCCTGCCGGACGAGCCGCCCCCGCCCGCGGGCTACGCGCTGATCGTGGCGCCGGATGCGGGCTTCACCTTCGGCACCCTGCGCGACGTGGTCCGGCTGCAGACCGGCGCGCGCGCCGACACCGGCCTGCCCGCCACCATCGTCGCCGGCCTCGGCTATCCCACGCCGGACTGGGTGGACATGCACCGCCGCACCACCGACCTCACCGGCCCGGCTTCCAGTGGGCCGGGCCGGGCGGCGACGCTGCGGTTTCTCGAGCATGACCTGCTGCCGGCCCTGGCGGACGCCTACCGGCTGGACCCGGAGCGCCGGATGCTGCTGGGCCATTCCTTCGGCGGCTATTTCGCCCTGCGCGCGCTGGCCGACAGGCCGGGCCTCTTCAGCCACGTGGTGGCGAGCAGCCCCTCGATCTGGGTGGACCCGGAGGCGGTCTTCGCCGGGCTCGACGCGCTGCGCCCGCCCCGCCCGGTGTGCCTCATGCTGAGCGCGGGCGACGAGGAGGACGCCGCCATCGCGCGCGCGCGCCCCGGCGCGCCGCCCGACGCCGAGCGCCTCGCCCGGCTGCAGGAGCGCCACATGGTGGCGCGGGCCCGCGACGCGGCCGCCCGGCTCGCGGCGGTGCCGGGCCTGGACGTGCGGTTCCGCCTGTTCGAGGGCGAGGGCCACGGCAGCGTGATCCCGGCGATGCTGTCCCGCGCCGTCGGCCTGCTGGCCGAAACCCCGGCCGGCCCGGGCACGGGGAGCGTGCCGCCGGATAGCCGCTGA
- a CDS encoding TonB-dependent siderophore receptor, with amino-acid sequence MTRSVARRLRLPLRAALLASSALAAAPLCAQTADAPEEQDVIPLEGIVVTSPSYETEDTGSYATGLISVGEKEALAPREIPQSTTVVTRQRIEDGDYTSLDTALRQTPGILVLDNDNGRSSIFSRGFEFDYLYFNGLPAPLSSIYGTQPDLSIVDHIEILKGPSGLFAGRGEPAGSVNMRLKQASADFGGYVSATGNTFGRGRGEADITGALNDSGSLRARGVFAYENGDGFVDKQENGVLQGYGTVAYDFSPATTLTLSLSHMERDIAPFNGLPTDADGNLLDLDPDTTTAADWNDFDNTVTDYMAEFEHRFDGGGFVKASGRFSDRDVDFLYAYAGSAADADGNVNGLSWLARDYQEQSLALDVYTSLPYTLAGLRGNVIVGADYQNVDSTLKQARGSIAGTYTLTDWDVSGVPAPDVTWSSDDDSSSNQYGLYTQLRLSPFRDVTLIGGGRLTWYDAHVTDNATGTRSDEQDINGHFTPYLGATYDVNDWATLYTSYTEIFQPQTERDRNGAMLDPREGWQVEVGAKFEFSNGLNASLAFFNLEDTNRAVADPVTGDYVAQEKVRSRGIELEASGEILPGWQLAGGYTYTDTEYLNGASDGEDFSTYTPEHMLRVWTKYSFDTGVLKDVSVGGGFTAMSSFSSRGIEAPGYGVVDLMASYDITETVALQLNVNNVFDKQYYSRVGSTSVFNFYGAPRNASLTLTTRF; translated from the coding sequence ATGACCCGATCCGTTGCCCGCCGCCTCCGCCTGCCGCTGCGTGCGGCGCTTCTGGCCAGTTCCGCGCTGGCGGCCGCGCCGCTCTGCGCCCAGACCGCCGATGCGCCGGAAGAGCAGGACGTGATCCCGCTGGAGGGCATCGTCGTCACCAGCCCGAGCTACGAGACCGAGGACACCGGCAGCTACGCCACCGGGCTGATCTCCGTGGGTGAGAAGGAGGCGCTGGCGCCGCGCGAGATCCCGCAGTCGACCACCGTCGTCACCCGCCAGCGCATCGAGGACGGCGACTACACCTCGCTCGACACCGCGCTGCGCCAGACCCCGGGCATCCTGGTGCTGGACAATGACAACGGCCGCTCCTCGATCTTCTCGCGCGGGTTCGAGTTCGACTACCTCTATTTCAACGGCCTGCCGGCGCCGCTCTCCTCCATCTACGGCACCCAGCCGGACCTCTCGATCGTCGATCATATCGAGATCCTGAAGGGCCCCTCGGGCCTCTTCGCCGGGCGGGGGGAGCCGGCGGGCTCGGTGAACATGCGCCTCAAGCAGGCCAGTGCGGATTTCGGCGGCTACGTGAGCGCCACCGGCAACACCTTCGGCCGCGGCCGGGGCGAGGCCGACATCACCGGCGCGCTGAACGACAGCGGCAGCCTGCGCGCCCGCGGCGTCTTCGCCTACGAGAACGGTGACGGCTTCGTGGACAAGCAGGAGAACGGCGTCCTCCAGGGCTACGGCACCGTGGCCTATGATTTCAGCCCGGCCACCACGCTCACCCTGAGCCTGAGCCACATGGAGCGCGACATCGCGCCCTTCAACGGCCTGCCCACCGACGCGGACGGCAACCTGCTCGACCTCGACCCCGACACCACCACCGCGGCGGACTGGAACGACTTCGACAACACGGTCACCGACTACATGGCCGAGTTCGAGCACCGCTTCGACGGCGGCGGCTTCGTGAAGGCTTCCGGGCGCTTCTCGGACCGCGACGTGGACTTCCTCTACGCCTATGCCGGCTCCGCCGCCGACGCGGACGGCAACGTGAACGGCCTGTCCTGGCTGGCGCGCGACTACCAGGAGCAGTCGCTGGCCCTCGACGTCTACACCAGCCTGCCCTACACGCTCGCCGGACTGCGCGGCAACGTGATCGTCGGGGCCGACTACCAGAATGTGGACAGCACGCTGAAGCAGGCCCGCGGCTCCATCGCCGGCACCTACACCCTCACCGACTGGGATGTCTCCGGCGTGCCCGCCCCGGACGTGACCTGGTCTTCGGACGACGACAGCAGCTCGAACCAGTACGGGCTCTACACCCAGCTGCGCCTGTCGCCCTTCCGGGATGTCACCCTGATCGGCGGCGGCCGGCTCACCTGGTACGACGCGCATGTGACCGACAACGCCACCGGCACCCGCTCCGACGAGCAGGACATCAACGGGCATTTCACGCCCTATCTCGGCGCCACCTACGACGTGAACGACTGGGCGACCCTCTACACCAGCTACACCGAGATCTTCCAGCCGCAGACCGAGCGGGACCGCAACGGCGCGATGCTGGACCCGCGCGAGGGCTGGCAGGTGGAGGTCGGCGCGAAGTTCGAGTTCTCCAACGGGCTGAACGCCTCGCTCGCCTTCTTCAACCTGGAGGACACGAACCGCGCCGTGGCCGACCCGGTGACGGGAGATTACGTGGCCCAGGAGAAGGTCCGCTCCCGCGGGATCGAGCTGGAGGCCTCCGGCGAGATCCTGCCCGGCTGGCAGCTCGCCGGCGGCTACACCTACACCGACACCGAATACCTCAACGGTGCGAGCGACGGCGAGGATTTCTCCACCTACACGCCCGAGCACATGCTGCGGGTCTGGACGAAGTACAGCTTCGACACCGGCGTGCTGAAGGACGTCTCGGTGGGCGGCGGCTTCACCGCGATGTCCAGTTTCTCCTCGCGCGGGATCGAGGCGCCGGGCTATGGTGTGGTCGACCTGATGGCCTCCTACGACATCACCGAGACCGTCGCCCTCCAGCTCAACGTGAACAACGTGTTCGACAAGCAATACTACTCCCGCGTCGGCTCCACCTCGGTGTTCAACTTCTACGGTGCGCCGCGCAACGCCAGCCTCACGCTGACCACCCGGTTCTGA
- a CDS encoding helix-turn-helix transcriptional regulator: MANPIPLARIARSAHLSGRDFRASQPAGAPLSGRHSMTELRRGLAVHTLDARTTEYFETRVTRAPGLVLHCFTAGEARASLGGVPMGLGRAPGAPVRVVLTALTEPAPFVRRAEPGDYMRKVNIKLSPEWMAGNGFDLAGAGQHALRARLAAPFTRLSWEADAETLAAFERLATLEDGDFPCLRLEREALTLGLVARAMARIGDAPPERDALLRPHERARLARMEACVAESSGPLPGLAEIAAEGGVSLSTMRRLFHAAHGTSVVSWARAERLDRARAALERETVTVSQAAALAGYGSPANFATAFRRQFGVAPSDIRRTRAG, from the coding sequence TTGGCCAATCCGATACCGCTGGCGCGCATCGCGCGCAGCGCCCACCTGTCGGGACGCGATTTCCGCGCCTCGCAGCCCGCCGGGGCGCCTCTCTCCGGCCGGCATTCCATGACCGAGCTGCGCCGCGGCCTCGCGGTGCACACGCTCGACGCGCGCACCACCGAGTATTTCGAGACCCGCGTCACCCGGGCGCCCGGGCTGGTGCTGCACTGCTTCACGGCGGGCGAGGCGCGCGCCTCGCTGGGCGGGGTGCCGATGGGGCTGGGCCGGGCACCGGGCGCGCCGGTGCGCGTGGTGCTCACCGCGCTCACCGAGCCCGCGCCCTTCGTGCGCCGTGCCGAGCCGGGCGACTACATGCGCAAGGTCAACATCAAGCTCAGCCCGGAGTGGATGGCCGGCAACGGGTTCGACCTGGCCGGGGCCGGCCAGCACGCGCTGCGCGCCCGGCTGGCCGCGCCCTTCACCCGGCTCTCCTGGGAGGCCGACGCCGAGACGCTGGCGGCCTTCGAGCGCCTCGCCACGCTGGAAGACGGGGACTTCCCCTGCCTGCGGCTGGAGCGCGAGGCGCTGACCCTGGGCCTGGTGGCCCGGGCGATGGCACGGATCGGCGACGCCCCGCCCGAGCGCGACGCCCTGCTGCGCCCGCATGAGCGCGCACGCCTCGCCCGCATGGAGGCCTGCGTGGCCGAGAGCAGCGGCCCCCTGCCCGGCCTTGCCGAGATCGCGGCGGAGGGCGGCGTGAGCCTGTCGACCATGCGCCGCCTGTTCCACGCGGCGCATGGCACCAGCGTGGTGTCCTGGGCCCGGGCCGAGCGGCTGGACCGCGCCCGCGCGGCGCTGGAGCGCGAGACGGTCACCGTCTCGCAGGCCGCGGCGCTGGCCGGTTACGGCAGCCCGGCGAACTTCGCCACCGCCTTCCGCCGCCAGTTCGGCGTCGCCCCCTCCGACATCCGCCGCACCCGCGCCGGCTGA
- a CDS encoding MarR family winged helix-turn-helix transcriptional regulator gives MTGKIAKDIPRPPDVGPEPPAARAPSGRVVDLGPMAEFIGFYLRHAFEASFADFSRTLGADQLKPGSFALLSLIVGNPGLTQVELGRVSGRDKSSVTSALRQLEDRGIIRRERLEGDRRSYASYVTPAGEKVYARMAQKAQAHFRRLDEIVGPERKAAFLATLRDISAGLDIDTDGETRG, from the coding sequence ATGACCGGGAAGATCGCGAAGGACATACCGAGGCCGCCCGACGTCGGGCCGGAGCCTCCGGCCGCACGTGCCCCCTCCGGGCGCGTGGTCGATCTCGGCCCGATGGCGGAGTTCATCGGCTTCTACCTGCGTCACGCCTTCGAGGCCTCCTTCGCGGATTTCTCCCGCACGCTGGGCGCGGACCAGCTCAAGCCCGGCAGCTTCGCGCTGCTCTCGCTCATCGTGGGCAACCCGGGCCTCACCCAGGTGGAGCTGGGCCGGGTGAGCGGGCGCGACAAGTCCAGCGTCACCAGCGCCCTGCGCCAGCTGGAGGACCGGGGCATCATCCGCCGCGAACGGCTGGAGGGCGACCGGCGCTCCTACGCAAGCTACGTCACACCGGCGGGAGAGAAGGTCTACGCCCGGATGGCGCAGAAGGCGCAGGCGCATTTCCGCCGCCTGGACGAGATCGTCGGGCCGGAGCGCAAGGCCGCCTTCCTCGCCACGCTGCGCGACATTTCCGCCGGGCTGGACATCGACACCGACGGCGAAACCCGCGGCTGA
- a CDS encoding alpha-hydroxy acid oxidase, which produces MSLFTRRAPESAEAYRAAARARMPRFAFDFIDGGAGTEAGLARNRAAFTEALLMPRALVNTEAPISTARSFLGREWRLPFGIPPIGLAGIAWPGVDRILAAAAERHGVPYVASTPSTDTLEALKQVAPGSGMFQLYVGRSAEITDDLVARAEAAGYTDLVVTVDVPRPGKRLRDLRNGFGLPLRPGPRMVLDLLTHPAWSLAMARAGAPRFANLERYAAPGANARSLAELMAGQSSGRLDWALLARLRQRWSGRMVVKGILNPEDAARAVGEGADAVVVSNHGGRQLDSAPAPLTAIRAVRDRVGTQVPLALDGGVRSGEDILKALNAGADFVFLGRPFLFAVAARGAEGAEALFALLAAELESALAQTGLTALPGHD; this is translated from the coding sequence ATGAGCCTCTTCACCCGCCGCGCGCCCGAATCGGCTGAGGCCTACCGCGCCGCCGCCCGCGCCCGCATGCCGCGCTTCGCCTTCGATTTCATCGACGGCGGCGCGGGCACCGAGGCCGGGCTCGCCCGCAACCGCGCCGCCTTCACCGAGGCGCTGCTGATGCCGCGCGCCCTGGTGAACACCGAAGCGCCGATCTCCACCGCCCGGTCCTTCCTGGGGCGGGAGTGGCGCCTGCCCTTCGGCATTCCGCCCATCGGGCTCGCGGGCATCGCCTGGCCGGGGGTGGACCGGATCCTCGCCGCGGCGGCGGAGCGGCACGGCGTGCCCTATGTCGCCTCCACCCCCTCCACCGACACGCTGGAGGCGCTGAAGCAGGTCGCGCCGGGCTCCGGCATGTTCCAGCTCTATGTCGGGCGGTCCGCGGAGATCACCGACGATCTGGTCGCCCGGGCCGAGGCGGCGGGCTACACGGATCTCGTGGTCACCGTCGACGTGCCGCGCCCGGGCAAGCGGCTGCGCGACCTGCGCAACGGCTTCGGCCTGCCGCTGCGGCCCGGCCCGCGCATGGTGCTGGACCTGCTCACGCATCCCGCCTGGTCGCTGGCGATGGCGCGCGCCGGGGCGCCGCGCTTTGCCAACCTGGAGCGCTACGCGGCGCCCGGGGCGAACGCGCGCTCGCTTGCCGAGCTGATGGCGGGGCAGAGCTCGGGCCGGCTGGACTGGGCGCTGCTCGCCCGGCTGCGGCAGCGCTGGAGCGGGCGGATGGTGGTGAAGGGCATCCTGAACCCCGAGGACGCGGCCCGGGCCGTGGGCGAGGGCGCCGACGCGGTGGTGGTCTCGAACCACGGCGGGCGGCAGCTTGACTCCGCCCCCGCCCCGCTGACGGCCATCCGCGCGGTGCGCGACCGGGTCGGCACGCAGGTGCCGCTGGCGCTGGACGGCGGCGTGCGCAGCGGCGAGGATATCCTCAAGGCCCTGAACGCCGGGGCGGATTTCGTGTTTCTCGGCCGGCCGTTCCTCTTCGCCGTGGCGGCGCGGGGGGCGGAGGGGGCCGAGGCCCTGTTCGCCCTGCTGGCGGCCGAGCTGGAATCCGCCCTGGCCCAGACCGGCCTCACCGCGCTGCCGGGGCATGACTGA
- a CDS encoding aldehyde dehydrogenase codes for MDLHLLIGGDATPAEDARTFERRDPVTGALATRAAAARKADVDRAVEAAAAAFPAWSQTGPGARRAILLKAADLLEARTPEFIETGIAETGATGPWLGFNVAFAAGILREAAAMTTQVKGEVVPSDKPGTLAMAYRQPVGVLVGMAPWNAPVILGMRAVAMPIACGNTVVLKASEMCPRLHVMIGETLEQAGLPKGVINVVTHAAEDAPEVVAALVEHPKVKRVNFTGSTRVGRIIAELAARHLKPVLLELGGKAPMLVLDDADLDGAVNAAAFGAFMNQGQICMSTERIIVDETVADAFVEKFAAKAAALPFGNPREHVVLGSVVNRATVERVDMLIADALAQGATCVAGGATDSTIMPATVIDGVTPDMKLFREESFGPVVCVVRARDTEHAIALANDTEYGLSSSVFGADVTRAMAVARRIEAGICHVNGPTVQDEAQMPFGGMKASGYGRFGGSAAIDEFTELRWITLEDPAQHYPF; via the coding sequence ATGGACCTTCACCTTCTCATCGGCGGCGACGCCACGCCCGCCGAAGACGCCCGCACCTTCGAGCGCCGCGACCCGGTGACGGGCGCGCTCGCCACCCGGGCCGCGGCCGCGCGCAAGGCGGATGTGGACCGCGCCGTGGAAGCCGCCGCCGCCGCCTTCCCCGCCTGGTCGCAGACCGGGCCGGGCGCGCGCCGCGCCATCCTGCTCAAGGCCGCCGACCTGCTGGAGGCCCGCACCCCCGAGTTCATCGAGACCGGCATCGCGGAGACCGGCGCCACCGGTCCCTGGCTGGGCTTCAACGTGGCCTTCGCCGCCGGCATCCTGCGCGAGGCCGCGGCGATGACCACCCAGGTGAAGGGCGAGGTGGTGCCCTCCGACAAGCCGGGCACCCTGGCGATGGCCTACCGCCAGCCGGTGGGCGTGCTGGTGGGCATGGCGCCGTGGAACGCGCCTGTCATCCTCGGGATGCGCGCCGTCGCGATGCCCATCGCCTGCGGCAACACCGTGGTGCTGAAGGCCTCCGAGATGTGCCCGCGCCTGCACGTGATGATCGGCGAGACGCTGGAGCAGGCCGGCCTGCCGAAGGGGGTGATCAACGTCGTCACCCACGCGGCGGAGGACGCGCCGGAGGTGGTCGCCGCCCTGGTGGAGCACCCGAAGGTGAAGCGCGTCAACTTCACCGGCTCCACCCGCGTGGGCCGCATCATCGCCGAGCTGGCCGCCCGCCACCTCAAGCCGGTGCTGCTGGAGCTGGGCGGCAAGGCGCCGATGCTGGTGCTCGACGACGCGGACCTGGACGGCGCGGTGAACGCCGCCGCCTTCGGCGCCTTCATGAACCAGGGCCAGATCTGCATGTCCACCGAGCGCATCATCGTCGATGAGACCGTGGCCGACGCCTTCGTGGAGAAATTCGCCGCGAAGGCCGCCGCCCTGCCCTTCGGAAACCCGCGCGAGCACGTGGTGCTCGGCTCCGTGGTGAATCGCGCCACGGTGGAACGGGTGGACATGCTCATCGCCGACGCGCTGGCGCAGGGTGCCACCTGCGTGGCGGGCGGCGCCACCGACAGCACCATCATGCCGGCGACGGTGATCGACGGGGTGACCCCGGACATGAAGCTCTTCCGCGAGGAATCCTTCGGCCCCGTGGTCTGCGTGGTGCGCGCGCGCGACACCGAGCACGCGATCGCGCTTGCGAACGACACCGAGTACGGCCTCTCCTCCTCGGTGTTCGGCGCAGACGTCACCCGGGCCATGGCGGTGGCGCGGCGCATCGAGGCCGGCATCTGCCACGTGAACGGCCCCACCGTGCAGGACGAGGCGCAGATGCCCTTCGGCGGCATGAAGGCCTCCGGCTACGGTCGCTTCGGCGGCTCGGCGGCCATCGACGAATTCACCGAGCTCCGCTGGATCACCCTCGAGGATCCGGCGCAGCATTACCCGTTCTGA